The DNA window GCGAGCTGCGGCTCGACCGCCCGTTCAAATACGACGATTTTCGGTTCGGCGTCCGTCAAAATATAGGCGATTTCCTCCGCTTTCAGCCGAAAATTGATCGGATTGAACACGGCGCCGATTTTGGCGCAGGCAAACAGGGCGGTGGCCAGCTCAAGCGTGTTGTACAGCACCGTCGAGATGCGGTCCCCTTTGCGTACGCCGGCTTCAAGAAAGGCGTTCGCCCATCGGTTCACGTTCCTCTCCCATTCCTCATACGTATAGCGGCGTCCGGTCGCCACCTCAACGACCGCCTCGCGCGTCGGGAATTTTCTTACCGTCTGAGAAAACATCTCCCCAATCGTTGCGTACAAGCGCCTTTCCCCCTTTTTTCCAAATGGACAGAGGGCAAGCAAGTCGATTTGACAGATAATTCAGATCAGTTGGCGCATGCGCCCTCGTTGTTTATGTATTCGCCCTTTTTCTTGACATTCCTCTTTTGCCGCCAAAAAAAAAGAAAGGGGGGCTTCCCTTTCTTTTTTAGGAGTAAATGACTAAATCGCGGTCGCGGATCGTCATCAGCTCCTTTTTGTCGTAGCGCCCTTCATGAAGAAGACGAACCGCCTGCTTGCGGATCGCTTTTTCGATCAAGTTGCGGACGTAGCGGCCGTTGCTGAACTTCAGCCGGCCCGCGGCCTCGAGCGTCCCCTCTAAATGGACGTACAGCTTCCGTTCCGCCTCCGGCGTCATTTCGTATTCACGCTCACGCAACATTTGCTTGGCAATTTGCACAAGCTCCTCGACCGTATAATCGGGAAACTCAATCGTCAACGGAAAACGCGACGGCAAGCCGGGGTTTAATGACAAAAAATAATCCATTTCCTTCGGATAACCCGCTAAAATGACGACCAAGTCGTCACAGTAATCTTCCATCCCTTTGACGAGCGTATCGATCGCTTCTTTGCCGAAATCTTTTTCGCCGCCGCGGGCGAGCGAATACGCTTCATCGATAAACAACACGCCGCCGCGCGCTTTTTTGATCAAGTCACGCGTTTTGCTTGCCGTATGCCCGATATATTCTCCGACTAAATCAGCCCGCTCGGCCTCAATGAAATGCCCTTTTGACAGCACGTTCATCTCAAAAAACAGTTTGCCGAGCAGACGCGCCACTGTCGTTTTTCCTGTTCCAGGATTTCCTTTAAAAATCATATGAAGTGCTTGGCGGTTCGCTTTCAAGCCATTTTCTTTGCGCATCCGGCTAATGTACAGCCAGGCGTAAATTTCCTTGACGATTTTTTTGACATGATCGAGTCCGATCAGTTGGTCGAGTTCTTTTTGAACATTGCGAAGCGCCTGATGTTCTTCGCCATCAAGCCAGTCGTTCCGCTCTTCTTTCACTAGGTGATTCACCGTTTTCGAATTCAACACAATATTAATTTGCCCTTTCGCTTTGTTCATCGTCACCTCTGACAAGGGGCGTCACCTCGCTTCCCGTTTTTGCCATCCACACCCATTCCGATTTGGCTGTCGACGCCTCGCCTTTTCCCTATTAGTATACGTACGCCGCCGCCAAT is part of the Geobacillus sp. 46C-IIa genome and encodes:
- the spoVK gene encoding stage V sporulation protein K gives rise to the protein MSEVTMNKAKGQINIVLNSKTVNHLVKEERNDWLDGEEHQALRNVQKELDQLIGLDHVKKIVKEIYAWLYISRMRKENGLKANRQALHMIFKGNPGTGKTTVARLLGKLFFEMNVLSKGHFIEAERADLVGEYIGHTASKTRDLIKKARGGVLFIDEAYSLARGGEKDFGKEAIDTLVKGMEDYCDDLVVILAGYPKEMDYFLSLNPGLPSRFPLTIEFPDYTVEELVQIAKQMLREREYEMTPEAERKLYVHLEGTLEAAGRLKFSNGRYVRNLIEKAIRKQAVRLLHEGRYDKKELMTIRDRDLVIYS